One genomic window of Enterobacteriaceae endosymbiont of Donacia crassipes includes the following:
- the hemW gene encoding radical SAM family heme chaperone HemW — protein sequence MINFNKYYSLYIHIPWCLKKCPYCDFFSKILIKKNKKIQFQYINCLLLDLEKTLSFFKKKIYIQSIFFGGGTPSLIHEKYISFLLKEIKKKVYISKLTEITIEINPNSISENKIINYIDSGINRFSIGVQSFNNKNLKNLGRLHSSEEAINAINILKKNNISNFNIDIMYGLPGQSLNDSYQDLCKAISFKPNHISWYQLTIEKNTIFEKYKPKNLLNDDVLWKIFLQGKKFFSRNKYFQYEISSFVKNYKYKCKHNLNYWYFGNYLGIGCNAHSKITLFNNKIIRIIKNNNIKQYINGHFITSIHTLLYKDKIFEFFLNRFRLYNKIYKKEFVELTGIKMTDIISLIDKALKLGYLKEYTNFWYITNKGHLYLNDLLEIFI from the coding sequence ATGATAAATTTTAATAAATATTATAGTTTATATATTCATATTCCTTGGTGTTTAAAAAAATGTCCTTATTGTGATTTTTTTTCTAAGATTTTAATAAAAAAAAATAAAAAAATACAATTTCAATATATTAATTGTTTATTATTAGATTTAGAAAAAACTTTATCTTTTTTTAAAAAAAAAATTTATATTCAAAGTATTTTTTTTGGTGGAGGAACACCTAGTTTAATACATGAAAAATATATATCTTTTCTTTTAAAAGAAATAAAAAAAAAAGTTTATATATCTAAATTAACTGAAATTACTATTGAAATAAATCCAAATTCTATTTCTGAAAATAAAATTATAAATTATATAGATAGTGGTATTAATCGTTTTTCTATTGGAGTTCAAAGTTTTAATAACAAAAATTTAAAAAATTTAGGTAGATTACATTCTTCAGAAGAAGCTATTAATGCTATTAATATTTTAAAAAAAAATAATATTTCTAATTTTAATATAGATATAATGTATGGCTTACCAGGACAATCATTGAATGATTCGTATCAAGATTTATGTAAAGCTATTTCTTTTAAACCTAACCATATTTCATGGTATCAACTTACTATTGAAAAAAATACTATTTTTGAAAAATATAAACCAAAAAATTTATTAAATGATGATGTTTTATGGAAAATATTTTTACAAGGTAAAAAATTTTTTTCTCGAAATAAATATTTTCAATATGAAATTTCATCTTTTGTAAAAAATTATAAATATAAATGTAAACATAATTTAAATTATTGGTATTTTGGTAATTATTTAGGTATTGGCTGTAACGCACATAGTAAAATTACTTTATTTAATAATAAAATTATTAGAATTATTAAAAATAATAATATTAAACAATATATAAATGGACATTTTATTACTTCTATACACACACTTTTATATAAAGATAAAATATTTGAATTTTTTTTAAATCGTTTTAGATTATATAACAAAATTTACAAAAAAGAATTTGTTGAATTAACAGGTATAAAAATGACAGATATTATATCTTTAATTGATAAAGCATTAAAATTAGGTTATTTAAAAGAATATACCAATTTTTGGTATATAACAAACAAAGGTCATTTATATTTAAATGATTTATTAGAAATATTTATTTAA
- the trmB gene encoding tRNA (guanosine(46)-N7)-methyltransferase TrmB, whose protein sequence is MDFYIKSFNCRFRKLKKSKQIFFDEYFHFFNINYKNKLINFNKIFNNKLPIIIDIGFGMDDNIINIVMNNIQYNFIGIEVYLPGIVKCLKKIIQYKIKNLKLIYYDVFFVLKNMIPNYSIKIIQLYFPDPWPKIKHQKRRLLKIDFIKIIYSKLINNGILYVITDCNNYKKSIISNIENLNKSYFSFKKSNCYKHIYENFNLLSLNTNFLNKAIEKKKNIYYIEYKKLNYLNKYF, encoded by the coding sequence ATGGATTTTTATATTAAAAGTTTTAATTGTCGTTTTAGAAAATTAAAAAAATCTAAACAAATATTTTTTGATGAATATTTTCATTTTTTTAATATTAATTATAAAAATAAATTAATAAATTTTAATAAAATATTTAATAATAAATTACCAATAATAATCGATATTGGTTTTGGTATGGATGATAATATTATTAATATTGTTATGAATAATATTCAATATAATTTTATTGGTATAGAAGTATATCTACCAGGAATTGTTAAATGTTTAAAAAAAATTATTCAATATAAAATTAAAAATTTAAAATTAATTTATTATGATGTTTTTTTTGTATTAAAAAATATGATACCAAATTATTCAATTAAAATAATTCAATTATATTTTCCTGACCCATGGCCGAAAATTAAACATCAAAAAAGAAGATTATTAAAAATAGATTTTATAAAAATAATTTATTCTAAATTAATCAATAATGGTATATTATACGTAATTACTGATTGTAATAATTATAAAAAAAGTATTATTTCTAATATAGAAAATTTAAATAAAAGTTATTTTTCTTTTAAAAAATCTAATTGTTATAAACATATATATGAAAATTTTAATTTATTATCATTAAATACTAATTTTTTAAATAAAGCAATAGAAAAAAAAAAAAATATTTATTATATAGAATATAAAAAATTAAATTATTTAAATAAATATTTCTAA
- a CDS encoding oxidative damage protection protein — MTKKIFCIYFKNKLEQLNKKVYPGNIGDIIYYNISKHAWKKWIIHQTKIINEKKLNMTNKKHFSFLKKEMINFLFLNKS, encoded by the coding sequence ATGACAAAAAAAATATTTTGTATTTATTTTAAAAACAAATTAGAACAATTAAATAAAAAAGTATATCCAGGTAATATAGGAGATATTATATATTATAATATTTCAAAACATGCTTGGAAAAAATGGATAATACATCAAACTAAAATTATTAATGAAAAAAAATTAAATATGACAAATAAAAAACATTTTTCTTTTTTAAAAAAAGAAATGATTAATTTTCTATTTTTAAATAAATCTTAG
- the rmuC gene encoding DNA recombination protein RmuC — translation MFFYQNYIFFLILFLFIIIFFLYKKNQKKKKKYLGKIIKKNKKLEFELIKKIEQIEFLQKLKIENKNLNKIILNKLEIILNLKIKIKELEVKLDDNIIFFQKKEKIIIKNNNYLNIEFKNLANEILEKSENRINQYNNQSLKNIIYPLNQKLESLQNQLQKNLHQESLERNILTYEIKNLQKLNINISNEAINLTNALKGNNKIQGIWGELVLKKILESSGLRNGYEYEVQKKIKLNNTEKIQPDVIINLPYNKKIIIDSKMTLIAYERYFNTNNKIKQKKALSDHIIAIRNHLKLLSNKQYQYLSNLKTLDYIIMFIPIESALSLAINYKPSLLYEALKLNIMLVSPTTLMISLRTIENLWRLEKQNKNSLLIVDKATKLYNKIRLFVDDMYVLEKNLDKLQISYNSAIKKLFIGKGNIISQIKNFKNLGIEVVNKINNNFKNEN, via the coding sequence ATGTTTTTTTATCAAAATTATATATTTTTTTTAATATTATTTTTATTTATAATAATATTTTTTTTATATAAAAAAAATCAAAAAAAAAAAAAAAAATATTTAGGCAAAATCATAAAAAAAAATAAAAAATTAGAATTTGAATTAATAAAAAAAATTGAACAAATAGAATTTTTACAAAAATTAAAAATTGAAAATAAAAACTTAAATAAAATAATTTTAAATAAATTAGAAATAATTTTAAATTTAAAAATTAAAATTAAAGAATTAGAAGTTAAGTTAGATGATAATATCATTTTTTTTCAAAAAAAAGAAAAAATAATTATTAAAAATAATAATTATTTAAATATAGAATTTAAAAATTTAGCTAATGAAATTTTAGAAAAAAGTGAAAATAGAATTAATCAATATAATAATCAAAGTTTAAAAAATATTATTTATCCTTTAAATCAAAAATTAGAATCATTACAAAATCAGTTACAAAAAAATTTACATCAAGAATCTTTAGAAAGAAATATATTAACTTATGAAATCAAAAATTTACAAAAATTAAACATAAATATTTCAAATGAAGCTATTAATTTAACAAATGCCTTAAAAGGAAATAATAAAATTCAAGGAATTTGGGGGGAATTAGTATTAAAGAAAATTTTAGAATCTTCTGGATTAAGAAATGGATATGAATATGAAGTACAAAAAAAAATTAAATTAAACAATACAGAAAAAATACAACCAGATGTAATAATTAATCTACCTTATAATAAAAAAATTATTATAGATTCTAAAATGACTTTAATAGCATATGAACGTTATTTCAATACCAATAATAAAATAAAACAAAAAAAAGCATTAAGTGATCATATCATAGCTATTCGTAATCATTTAAAATTATTAAGTAATAAACAATATCAATATTTATCTAATTTAAAAACCTTAGATTATATTATAATGTTTATTCCTATTGAATCTGCATTATCACTAGCTATAAATTATAAACCATCTTTATTATATGAAGCTTTAAAATTAAATATTATGTTAGTTAGCCCTACTACTTTAATGATTTCTTTAAGAACTATAGAAAATTTATGGCGTTTAGAAAAACAAAATAAAAATTCTTTATTAATTGTTGACAAAGCAACAAAATTATATAATAAAATTAGATTATTTGTAGATGATATGTATGTTTTAGAAAAAAATTTAGATAAATTACAAATAAGTTATAATTCAGCTATTAAAAAATTATTTATAGGTAAGGGAAATATAATATCTCAAATTAAAAATTTCAAAAATTTAGGTATTGAAGTAGTAAATAAAATTAATAATAATTTTAAAAATGAAAATTAA
- the asnS gene encoding asparagine--tRNA ligase yields MCLISSISNLITGKIKVNNIISIGGWVRNRRHSKLGISFINLYDGSCVNDIQIIAKNTLNNYKNEILFITSGCSLSVTGQLKISLKNIQNYEIYATKIEILGWVKNPGKYPISPKKHSLKYLREVSHLRSRTTIISCITRIRHNIALFIHNFLHKKNFFWISTPLITTLDTEGSGKMFRVSILDLKNFKYKKNINVFKKDFFGKESFLTVSGQLNLEAYACSMSKVYTFGPTFRAENSNTKRHLAEFWMLELEIAFTSLKSLMKFAEKMLKKIFEYFLNSHENEIILLSSKIEKSLFNKIEKILLNKFDIIEYTEAIAILKNCKEKFSHFIKWGDDLSLEHEKYLTNKYFNNSVIIFNYPKNIKAFYMYLNNDNKTVASMDILLPDIGEVIGGSQRESRIHFLDKRLKELKLNKDYYWWYRDLRKYGTVPHSGFGLGFERLLSYMTGLHNIKDVIPFPRTPYNAKF; encoded by the coding sequence ATGTGTTTAATTTCTAGTATATCAAACTTAATAACTGGAAAAATTAAGGTTAACAATATAATATCTATAGGAGGATGGGTTCGCAACAGAAGACATTCTAAATTAGGTATTTCTTTTATTAATTTATATGATGGGTCATGTGTAAATGATATACAAATTATTGCTAAAAATACATTAAATAATTATAAAAATGAAATTTTATTTATTACTAGTGGATGTTCTTTAAGTGTTACAGGACAATTAAAAATTTCACTTAAAAATATACAAAATTATGAAATATATGCTACAAAAATAGAAATTTTAGGTTGGGTTAAAAATCCAGGAAAGTATCCTATTTCTCCTAAAAAACATAGTTTAAAATATTTAAGAGAAGTATCTCATTTGCGCTCTAGAACAACAATAATTAGTTGTATAACAAGAATTAGACATAATATAGCATTATTTATACATAATTTTTTACATAAAAAAAATTTTTTTTGGATTAGTACTCCATTAATTACAACTTTAGATACTGAAGGATCAGGTAAAATGTTTAGAGTTTCTATTTTAGATTTAAAAAATTTTAAATACAAAAAAAATATAAATGTTTTTAAAAAAGATTTTTTTGGTAAAGAATCTTTTTTAACTGTTTCTGGACAATTAAATTTAGAAGCTTATGCTTGCTCTATGTCTAAAGTTTATACATTTGGACCCACTTTTAGAGCTGAAAATTCAAATACTAAACGTCATTTAGCTGAATTTTGGATGTTAGAACTAGAAATAGCATTTACTAGTTTAAAATCTCTTATGAAGTTTGCAGAAAAAATGTTAAAAAAAATTTTTGAATATTTTCTTAATTCTCATGAAAATGAAATTATTTTATTGTCTTCTAAAATAGAAAAAAGTTTATTTAATAAAATTGAAAAAATTTTATTAAATAAATTTGATATAATCGAATATACTGAAGCTATCGCAATTTTAAAAAATTGTAAAGAAAAATTTTCTCATTTTATAAAATGGGGTGATGATCTCTCTTTAGAACATGAAAAATATTTAACTAATAAATATTTTAATAATTCAGTAATAATATTTAATTATCCTAAAAATATTAAAGCATTTTATATGTATTTAAATAATGATAATAAAACAGTAGCATCTATGGATATATTATTACCTGACATAGGTGAAGTTATAGGGGGGTCTCAAAGAGAAAGTAGAATACATTTTTTAGATAAAAGATTAAAAGAATTAAAATTAAATAAAGATTATTATTGGTGGTATCGTGATTTGAGAAAATATGGCACAGTACCTCATTCTGGATTTGGTTTAGGTTTTGAAAGATTATTATCTTATATGACTGGTTTACATAATA